In Granulicella mallensis MP5ACTX8, the sequence CGGGAGCATACTGGCAGAAGGCTTTTATGGCGGGACAACGCATCTTTGCCTGCTCATCCCCACGACCAAACACTGAGAAACGGAAGTCGCTGAAGACAGGCGCTTTGCCATAACGAGTAGCAATGGCATGAAACTAGTTGAGGTTAGTGAAGAAGTTCTCGATCAGATGCCCCTCTTGATAGAGGGGCATCCACGATAGCGTCAATTTGGTTTCTCAGCTGCGTTTTCCTACAACCTCTAAAGAAGCTAAATCGGAAGAAGACTTTTTTCCTAAGGAGTGGCCGGACAGCGATTTCTTACTCTTCTTCACGGAGACGAGGTTAAGGAAAAGCTTCACATCATAGGAGACGCTCCCAGCAGCGCGGGCCACCTCTTCGACAATCGTAGCGATCTCGGCGGCGGTCTCCAGGGGCGACGGGCTTCCGGCTGCCTCGATCAAAGCAGGCAGTTGAAGCCAACAGATGAGCGCCTCGAAGCGTTCCTTGTTGAAGTACCCATTTTCATTGATTCCGGCGAGCCAGCGAACATCGGGATCTTGCCAGAACTCTTCCGAATAGATGGCAGCCAGATAGGTGCCCTCGGAGTTCATCTTGAGCAGGACCCGTGCTTGAGCCGCTACTCTCCATGCCTGCTCGCCCTCTACCCCCAGAGCAGAAGACATCTCCGCGAGCGCTCTCCGCAACTGGAGTTCATCGTAGAGAACAAGTCCGGAGGCCGGCGAAGAAAGTGCGCCGAGCGCGATCCATGCGAGTACAGATCCCCATACCTCTCGGCAATTGATGCTGATGTCACTGCAAGGAAGTACGGAGCGGACAGCGATCTCTAAGGTCTCAGGAAAGCCTGAGACCAGGTAAGGAAGATGAACGGAGGCCAGCGCCATCGCAACGTAGTCTTCTGATTCGGCTCTTGCAGACTCCGTGACAGCCTTTGCCTCAGCTCTTTCTCCCATCGCTCCCAACTGCGAGAGCTCCATCGCTGTCTGAACAAAGACAGGCACCTTGGCGATGAAATCATCGAATCTTGAATCGAGGATGTCGCTGCTGTTTACGACAGGTTCAATCTGAGACTCTACGATCTGCTCTTCGCTCGCGACCGGAAGAACGCTCGGTTCAGCTTCCGCCTTGACCTCCTGGATTTGAATCATGAGGTCTCTTGCCACGCCCGAGAATGCCTGCACATTCGCCACACTGACCGTCTGGCGCAAAGCATCTACCAGAGGCTGCAGGCGAAGTTGCGAAAGCGCCTCATCCACGCTGTAAACCCCCGAACCGTTCAGAGCATCGCACAGACGATCCCAGGGCTGCGCTGCAGACGACTGCAGCCCGCGCCAATTCAACAGCACAGCATGTTGGTATCCCCGTAGAGCCAGAGAGAGTCCCTGATCCCGAAAAGAGGACGCTCTCCTCAAATACTCGAGCCCAAGAACCGTATCGCGATAGGCGATAATGATGTTCTCGTCATGCGGCAGCGCCAGCCCATCACTCAGGCTCCTCTGCTGCAGCGAGCCGTTGGACTTCTCCAGAAATCCGACCGACATGTGGATCGTGCCGTAGGTCGAGCCATAGCTATTGTTGTAGAAGATGATCGCGCGTTGGTCACCGGAGCGGTTCGAGTAGGCAAAGACATTTTCGTCTACCGTACCGTGGCTGTTCCAGAAGTCATAGAGCACGAAGTTGGTGCTCTCGGCAAAGAGCTGGCGGTTCTTGAGCAGCGGAGCGATCTGATGCTGATGCCGCGCGATCAGGTCTTCGTTCGGATGCTCATCCAGCCGCGCCTGCTTGAAGTCCATGCCATAGCGTTCGGTGTAGCCTTCGACCTGGCCGTGGCCGAACATGGGCAGGCCCGGCAAGGTAGCGAGCAGGACGGAGACCCCGAAGTATTTGTCTCCTGAGCCGAATTGATCGATGGCAGTCCGCTCGTCCGGATTGCTCATGAAGTTCACATAGCGCTTCAAGATGTCCGGATCGAACTCCACCGTCTTCTTCAGATACGACCGGTACTTGGCATTCTCCTCGTCGCGCAGCATGTTCATGAACGCGCTGTTGTAGACGCGATGCATGCCCAGGGTCCGAACGAAGTAGCCCTCCAGCAGCCAGAAGGCCTCGGCGAGAAGCAGCGTTCCGGGCACTTCCACAGCAACACGGTCAACGACCTCGCGCCAGAACTCGTGCGGCATCAGGGCATCGAACGCCTCTTGCGACATGGCATTTTCTGCTCTCGAGGGGATCGATCCCCCTGCGCCGGGAAGCGGGAACCAGAGACGCTGCACGTGGCGCTTAGCAAGCACCATCGCCGCATCGAACCGGATAATCGGGAAGCGGCGCGCGACATCCAGAATGACCTGAATGACATGCTCCCGCACCTCGGCCTTGGAGTAATCCAACTGCGCGGTATCGTTCCAGGCAAACGTCGTTCCATCGTTACCGTGGTACATGTAGCGAGTGCTGCCGTCACGATGATGGCGCAGACGAAACACAACGGCTGCATCCGTCTGGTCGTAGTAGTGGTCTTCGATCTTGATCTCGACGCGACTGTCGTTGGAAAGATCCGGCCCCTCAAAATGGTACGCCGGAAACGGACTCTCCCAACGCGACAAGAACCATTCGGGATGCTCGATCACCCACGTTGAATCGATCCCCATGTGATTGGGAACCATGTCGCTTGCCAGCCGAAGGCCAGCCCTGGCAGCCCGATTGCGCAGATTCTCGTACGCCGCTTCACCACCCAGATCGTCAGCGATCCGATAATCCTTCAGCGAATAAGCGGAAGCTACGGCGTCACTATTACCCCGAAGCCGCTTGATCGTCTTTGAAGCGGAGCTCCGCTCCCACAGGCCTATCAGCCACAAGCCGGTGATGCCTCGAGTAGCCAGCAGATGCAGCTCTTCATCGGGAATCTGATCCAGCCGATGGATGTGGCGGCCATACTTTTTGGACAACTGCTCCAGCCAGACATAGGTGCTCTTGGCAATCAGGACAACGGTGGGCATCCAGGCCTGATCGGCGCTGAAGGCTTCGTACTCGTTCAGGGGCGCTTGATAACCTTCCGCATAACGGCGACGCTTTGTGCCGTCCGGATCGGTGATGAACTCCGAGTCGAAGCCGATAAACTCGTCTCCGACGAAGCCTTCTCCGGTGCGACCATTAGGTCCGTGGCGATGCCTGTCCGGGCCGGCCGGATGGAACCTCATCCAAATGGCGACTTCTTCTTCGCGAAGAATATCGATCGCGAGCAACACCCTCTTTAAGTCTTCGCCAAGGTACTGAGACCAGTTCTCCCGGATGAAATCCAACTGGCCGGTAAGAGAATCGGGCGAGGCAAGCATCGGTGCCCGCAAAGCGTCCAACAGGCTTCCCAGGCCAGGAGCCATCGGAGGCCGGGTGACGAAGAAGTTCGGAAGATTCGTGGTGACACCTTTATAGGCTGTCTGCTGCTTAAGTTCCCGGTCCTCAAACAACAGGCGGAAGGAAGAAAGCGCCGGATTGCTGTTTGCCAGCCAGAGGAGCATCATCTCCTCGAAAGCGGCCTCCCGGTTGGGCATCCCTTCTGTACTTCCCTGCAGCCATTGGCTGGCAGTCAACTCACCCCGATACACGGCGACAGTCGGAAACTGCTCCGTGAAGGCAAGGAGCAGCCGTTCCAGTTGGATGGGGGTAACAACCTGCTTGCCAAACCAACGAACCGCTTCGGCAAGCACAGCCGGATCTTTCTCCAGGCGATAACGGGCAACGAGCGCATGGCTCAACTCGTCGATCAATCCCATTGCGAACAGCGCGCCGGCGTTGATGATCTTTTCGGGAGAAGCCTCCGCTCCCTGGAGTTCATTCAGCTGCTGGGCGAGCTTCCGGCTGGCAGCGACGTTCGCAAAAACCACATTCCCGGTAAAACTGAACAACAGATCGTCTAAATTCAATCGTTCTCGGGTCTTTTTGGAAATGTGAAATTCCATTCAGAATGGCCCTTCTGGCGATATTTCGCCTGCTAGCTGTTTAGAGCGTCTCAGAGTCAGAGATAGTTCGGTCGCGAAGTGGGCGCGCCATAGAGCGACATCTGAGTTCCGGACAGCGATACCTATAGGTTTGATGCAAAATATGGGCCCAGACATTTCCTTCCGGAAAGAGGCTCTCCATGAGCAGTCTCTTTTTTCTACTCGATCCGGCTGGATCGTTCAGCTTACCGGCAGCCACCATCCTAATCAAACGGATGCAAGGACTGCTCCATGGTTTGCATCGAGTCACCCCGTTACGGATAAGTATTCCCGATTGTAGGGCCTTGCCCCGTGGAACCGTCAGCCCTGGACCTTAGACCGATAGACGAGGAAGAAACCGGCAGGCACGAGGAAGACGGTGAGGAGAACGGAAAGGGTCAGGCCACCGATCAACGCCTGGGCCAGTGGGGCATACGATTCGCTGCCCTCACCAAGCTTGAGCGCCATGGGCAGCAGACCGATGACCGTCGCAAGAGACGTCATCAGAATGGGCCGCAGCCGAACGCGGCAAGAGGTAATGATCGCCTCGCGAACAGCCATTCCCTCTTTCAACAGATGATGTGCAAACTCCACGATCAGGATGCTGTTGGAAAGCGCTATGCCTGCCAACATGACGACGCCCATGA encodes:
- a CDS encoding alpha-amylase family glycosyl hydrolase; translation: MEFHISKKTRERLNLDDLLFSFTGNVVFANVAASRKLAQQLNELQGAEASPEKIINAGALFAMGLIDELSHALVARYRLEKDPAVLAEAVRWFGKQVVTPIQLERLLLAFTEQFPTVAVYRGELTASQWLQGSTEGMPNREAAFEEMMLLWLANSNPALSSFRLLFEDRELKQQTAYKGVTTNLPNFFVTRPPMAPGLGSLLDALRAPMLASPDSLTGQLDFIRENWSQYLGEDLKRVLLAIDILREEEVAIWMRFHPAGPDRHRHGPNGRTGEGFVGDEFIGFDSEFITDPDGTKRRRYAEGYQAPLNEYEAFSADQAWMPTVVLIAKSTYVWLEQLSKKYGRHIHRLDQIPDEELHLLATRGITGLWLIGLWERSSASKTIKRLRGNSDAVASAYSLKDYRIADDLGGEAAYENLRNRAARAGLRLASDMVPNHMGIDSTWVIEHPEWFLSRWESPFPAYHFEGPDLSNDSRVEIKIEDHYYDQTDAAVVFRLRHHRDGSTRYMYHGNDGTTFAWNDTAQLDYSKAEVREHVIQVILDVARRFPIIRFDAAMVLAKRHVQRLWFPLPGAGGSIPSRAENAMSQEAFDALMPHEFWREVVDRVAVEVPGTLLLAEAFWLLEGYFVRTLGMHRVYNSAFMNMLRDEENAKYRSYLKKTVEFDPDILKRYVNFMSNPDERTAIDQFGSGDKYFGVSVLLATLPGLPMFGHGQVEGYTERYGMDFKQARLDEHPNEDLIARHQHQIAPLLKNRQLFAESTNFVLYDFWNSHGTVDENVFAYSNRSGDQRAIIFYNNSYGSTYGTIHMSVGFLEKSNGSLQQRSLSDGLALPHDENIIIAYRDTVLGLEYLRRASSFRDQGLSLALRGYQHAVLLNWRGLQSSAAQPWDRLCDALNGSGVYSVDEALSQLRLQPLVDALRQTVSVANVQAFSGVARDLMIQIQEVKAEAEPSVLPVASEEQIVESQIEPVVNSSDILDSRFDDFIAKVPVFVQTAMELSQLGAMGERAEAKAVTESARAESEDYVAMALASVHLPYLVSGFPETLEIAVRSVLPCSDISINCREVWGSVLAWIALGALSSPASGLVLYDELQLRRALAEMSSALGVEGEQAWRVAAQARVLLKMNSEGTYLAAIYSEEFWQDPDVRWLAGINENGYFNKERFEALICWLQLPALIEAAGSPSPLETAAEIATIVEEVARAAGSVSYDVKLFLNLVSVKKSKKSLSGHSLGKKSSSDLASLEVVGKRS